A single window of Candidatus Flexicrinis affinis DNA harbors:
- a CDS encoding LysM peptidoglycan-binding domain-containing protein — translation MFGGTIGPDEQLIVAVSQSGLIAVPPGIDNVLFGGQSDAVASDTLLIAVLWGEEAAGLPTPTPEVTPTPPPECYYVIRSGDTLTRIAQRRGVSLQELLEANPQITNPQLIRAGTRLILPGCVNTENP, via the coding sequence ATGTTCGGCGGCACGATTGGGCCGGACGAGCAGTTGATTGTCGCGGTGAGCCAAAGCGGTCTGATCGCCGTCCCACCCGGGATCGACAACGTCTTGTTCGGCGGCCAGTCCGATGCCGTTGCGAGCGATACGCTACTCATCGCGGTGTTGTGGGGCGAAGAGGCCGCGGGCCTACCGACTCCTACGCCTGAGGTCACGCCAACTCCGCCGCCTGAGTGCTACTATGTCATCCGCAGCGGAGATACCTTGACGCGCATCGCTCAGAGGCGCGGCGTGAGCCTGCAAGAGCTGCTCGAGGCCAACCCGCAGATCACCAACCCGCAGTTGATACGTGCCGGCACTCGCCTGATCCTGCCCGGTTGTGTGAACACAGAGAATCCATGA
- a CDS encoding ABC transporter ATP-binding protein, producing the protein MAQDVLLHCKAVTKRFGGLTAVNAIDLVVNRQEIVSLIGPNGAGKTTFFNCVTGFYDPEEGDIVFAGRSIKGARPDQIARHGVARTYQNIRLFSKLTVLENILVGMHQHLRSSLWGAIFGTPFSHNEEQKALDDAMELANYCGLKERGDLMASQLPYGYQRRLEIARALALRPQLLLLDEPTAGMNPQETDDMMHFIRRIRDELGLTIFLIEHDMKLVMGVSDRVNVMNFGKKIAEGTPAEVQANPEVIEAYLGSSMTDKSGAAAKGINA; encoded by the coding sequence ATGGCACAGGATGTGCTGCTTCACTGCAAGGCCGTGACCAAGCGCTTTGGTGGGCTGACCGCCGTCAACGCGATCGATCTTGTCGTCAATCGGCAGGAGATCGTGAGCCTGATCGGGCCAAATGGCGCCGGTAAGACCACGTTCTTCAACTGCGTCACCGGCTTCTATGACCCCGAAGAAGGCGACATCGTGTTCGCAGGCCGTTCCATCAAAGGCGCGCGGCCGGATCAGATCGCCCGACACGGAGTTGCGCGAACCTATCAGAACATTCGCCTCTTCAGCAAGCTTACCGTTCTCGAGAACATCCTCGTCGGCATGCATCAGCACTTGCGATCGTCGTTGTGGGGTGCAATCTTCGGCACACCGTTCAGCCATAACGAGGAGCAGAAGGCGCTTGACGACGCGATGGAACTCGCCAACTACTGTGGCTTGAAGGAGCGCGGCGACCTGATGGCGTCTCAACTCCCGTACGGCTATCAGCGGCGGCTTGAGATCGCCCGCGCGCTTGCGCTCCGGCCGCAGCTTCTGCTGCTCGACGAACCTACTGCCGGTATGAACCCGCAGGAGACCGACGACATGATGCACTTCATCCGCCGGATCCGCGACGAGCTGGGGCTGACCATCTTCCTGATCGAGCACGACATGAAGTTGGTGATGGGGGTGAGCGATCGGGTCAACGTAATGAACTTCGGCAAGAAGATTGCGGAAGGCACGCCAGCCGAAGTACAGGCCAATCCGGAGGTCATCGAAGCCTATTTGGGCAGCAGCATGACGGACAAGTCCGGTGCGGCGGCAAAGGGGATTAACGCGTGA
- a CDS encoding ABC transporter ATP-binding protein, with the protein MSLLEVHNIHTYYGKIHALKGISLTVEQGEIVTLIGGNGAGKTTTLNTISSITPAADGYIVFEGKDITHAPPHQIVSYGVIQSPEGRKIFTRLTVRENLEMGAFIRKDAAKIERDLEYVFHRFPRLKERINQLGGTLSGGEQQMLAIGRSLMASPRLLLLDEPSMGLAPKLVEEIFNVIQYLNGESGTTILLVEQNASKALEIAARGYVLQSGFITHKGTGVELQNDPSVIEAYLGGH; encoded by the coding sequence GTGAGCCTGCTTGAAGTCCACAACATCCACACGTATTACGGCAAAATTCACGCGTTGAAAGGCATCAGCCTGACGGTCGAGCAAGGCGAAATCGTCACGCTGATCGGCGGTAACGGCGCCGGCAAGACCACCACGCTCAACACGATCAGCAGCATCACACCGGCTGCCGACGGGTATATCGTCTTCGAGGGCAAGGACATCACCCACGCACCCCCGCATCAGATTGTCAGCTACGGCGTTATCCAGTCGCCTGAAGGGCGAAAAATCTTCACGCGGCTGACCGTGCGCGAGAACCTCGAAATGGGAGCCTTCATCCGCAAGGACGCCGCGAAGATCGAGCGCGACTTGGAATATGTCTTCCACCGCTTTCCACGGTTGAAGGAGCGCATCAATCAGCTTGGCGGCACGCTCTCCGGCGGCGAACAACAAATGCTCGCGATCGGGCGTTCGCTGATGGCGTCACCGCGCTTGCTGCTGCTCGACGAGCCGTCAATGGGTCTTGCGCCGAAGCTGGTCGAAGAGATCTTCAACGTGATCCAGTACCTAAACGGCGAAAGCGGCACGACGATTCTGCTCGTCGAGCAGAACGCCTCCAAGGCGCTCGAAATCGCCGCACGCGGTTACGTTCTACAGTCCGGGTTTATCACGCATAAGGGGACCGGCGTCGAGCTGCAGAACGACCCGTCCGTGATCGAGGCGTACCTCGGCGGGCATTAG
- the pruA gene encoding L-glutamate gamma-semialdehyde dehydrogenase, producing MLPTFKNEPLTDFSDSANVAAFEAALRRVRDSLDRLQPMLIGGREVLTSDVLASFNPAAPHEVVARFPQGTVQHVDQAVEAAQCAFKAWSHTPAFERAGYLLRAAAMMRRERHTFSAAMVIEAGKPWVEADADTAEAIDFMEYYAHQIVALEDASDRLVPQAGERGQLRYIALGVGAIISPWNFPVAIFSGMMSAALVSGNTVVVKPSELTPYVAWMVVDLFRRCSIPSGVINFLTGPGAIVGGRMVEHPGTRFVAFTGSRQVGTEIYAKAAVVHPGQRWLKRSILEMGGKDAIVVDTSADLDEAAAGIVDSAFGFSGQKCSACSRVIALADVYDAVLERVVERTRKLRVGMPEAGLETDLGPVIDTRALDKVKYYVDVGRSEAELVCGGSAVETPDHGYFVEPTVFSGANPHARISQEEIFGPVVSFIRASTFDEALAFANDTDYGLTGAVYAMDHGRLEQARREFHVGNLYFNRKCTGAMVGVHPFGGFGMSGTDSKAGGPDYLLHYTQPQSITEKL from the coding sequence GTGCTGCCTACGTTCAAGAACGAGCCGCTGACGGATTTCAGTGACAGCGCCAACGTCGCCGCATTCGAAGCTGCACTGCGCCGCGTGCGGGACTCGCTCGACCGCCTTCAGCCGATGCTGATCGGCGGACGCGAAGTCCTGACCAGCGACGTCCTCGCCAGCTTCAACCCGGCCGCGCCGCATGAAGTCGTCGCGCGCTTCCCACAAGGGACAGTGCAGCATGTCGATCAAGCGGTTGAGGCCGCTCAGTGCGCCTTCAAGGCTTGGAGCCATACACCGGCTTTCGAGCGCGCCGGCTACCTGCTGCGCGCCGCCGCCATGATGCGCCGCGAACGCCACACTTTCAGTGCGGCAATGGTAATCGAGGCGGGCAAGCCGTGGGTTGAGGCTGACGCAGACACCGCCGAGGCCATCGACTTCATGGAATACTATGCACACCAGATTGTCGCGCTTGAAGACGCCAGCGATCGATTGGTCCCGCAGGCCGGCGAGCGCGGCCAACTGCGCTACATCGCGCTCGGCGTCGGGGCCATTATCTCGCCGTGGAACTTCCCGGTCGCGATCTTTAGCGGCATGATGAGCGCCGCGCTTGTCAGCGGAAACACAGTCGTCGTCAAGCCGTCCGAATTGACGCCGTATGTTGCCTGGATGGTAGTCGATCTCTTCCGCCGGTGCAGCATACCCTCCGGAGTGATCAACTTCCTGACCGGTCCCGGCGCGATTGTCGGGGGGCGTATGGTCGAGCATCCGGGAACGCGGTTCGTTGCGTTTACCGGTTCGCGTCAGGTCGGCACCGAAATTTACGCCAAGGCGGCAGTGGTGCATCCGGGCCAGCGATGGCTGAAGCGGTCGATTCTCGAGATGGGCGGCAAGGACGCGATCGTCGTCGACACCAGCGCCGACCTCGACGAAGCGGCGGCAGGCATCGTGGATTCGGCATTCGGGTTCTCAGGGCAGAAGTGCAGCGCATGCAGCCGCGTCATCGCACTTGCCGACGTGTACGACGCAGTACTAGAACGCGTGGTTGAACGGACACGCAAGCTGCGCGTCGGGATGCCGGAAGCCGGTCTCGAGACCGACCTCGGCCCCGTGATCGACACGAGAGCGCTCGACAAAGTCAAGTACTACGTCGACGTCGGCCGCAGCGAAGCCGAGCTCGTGTGCGGCGGCAGTGCCGTCGAGACGCCCGATCACGGCTACTTTGTCGAACCCACCGTGTTTTCTGGCGCCAACCCTCATGCGCGCATCTCGCAGGAGGAAATCTTCGGGCCGGTGGTATCGTTTATCCGTGCAAGCACGTTTGACGAGGCGCTGGCCTTCGCAAACGACACCGATTATGGACTGACCGGTGCCGTCTACGCCATGGATCACGGACGACTCGAACAGGCCCGGCGCGAGTTCCATGTCGGCAACCTGTACTTCAACCGGAAGTGTACCGGAGCAATGGTCGGCGTCCATCCGTTCGGTGGTTTTGGGATGAGCGGCACCGACAGCAAGGCCGGCGGACCGGACTACTTGCTGCACTACACGCAGCCGCAGTCGATCACCGAGAAGCTATAG
- a CDS encoding class I SAM-dependent methyltransferase: MSVDHFREIYANRAADYDLLVQREDTDGNLLPALRAAGLTDGMCIVEFGAGTGRVTRLMQPRAKLIVAFDQSHHMLEQAVPTLDASRTVCATAANDAIPVRTGWADASVAGWSFGHATGWYPDRWREEIGLALAEMRRVTRPGGTLIILETLGTGSTSPAPPNAVLAAYYEWLEADHGFVRQAIRTDYLFTDTQESDYLIRFFFGDELADRAAQNGWVRLPECTGIWSHTTEGRHT; this comes from the coding sequence ATGAGCGTAGACCACTTCCGCGAGATCTACGCCAATCGTGCGGCCGACTACGACCTGTTGGTACAGCGAGAAGACACGGACGGCAACCTGCTGCCAGCGCTTCGCGCCGCCGGCCTGACCGACGGTATGTGCATCGTCGAATTCGGCGCCGGCACCGGGCGCGTGACCCGTCTCATGCAACCCCGTGCAAAGCTGATTGTCGCATTCGACCAGTCGCATCACATGTTGGAGCAAGCCGTCCCAACGCTGGACGCGTCGAGGACAGTCTGCGCGACTGCAGCGAACGACGCGATCCCGGTCCGAACGGGTTGGGCCGACGCTAGTGTGGCCGGCTGGAGCTTCGGACACGCTACCGGGTGGTACCCCGACCGCTGGCGCGAGGAGATTGGCCTTGCGCTGGCCGAGATGCGGCGCGTCACCCGCCCCGGCGGAACGCTCATCATCCTCGAAACGCTCGGCACTGGCAGTACGTCGCCCGCGCCGCCCAATGCCGTACTCGCCGCCTATTACGAGTGGCTCGAGGCCGACCACGGCTTTGTCCGTCAGGCTATTCGCACCGACTATCTTTTCACCGACACGCAGGAATCGGACTATCTCATCCGGTTCTTCTTCGGGGACGAGCTCGCAGATCGCGCCGCACAAAACGGCTGGGTGCGACTGCCAGAGTGCACGGGGATTTGGTCACACACAACCGAGGGGAGGCACACGTGA
- the pfkA gene encoding 6-phosphofructokinase, whose protein sequence is MKRIAVMTSGGDAPGMNAAVRAVVRTAMEHDVETYGIRQAFAGLLNGDMSILSSREVSGILQRGGTILQTARNEEFKTPQGQRKALRNLQERGIEGVIVIGGDGSLRGAMALEKLGVKVVGIPASIDNDIWGTNMSIGVDTSLNTILDALDRLRDTANSHNRGFIIEVMGRNCGYLALMGGILGGAEIIVTPEAPPTMEEVALALEDAYVRGKSHAIAVVAEGAPYRTTELSDYLNRRKTGFEIRITILGHTQRGGSPSAFDRLLASRMGVAAVEYLLAGQTSIMVGLDGREISTVSLADATTKPRQISPQYFKMAHTLSR, encoded by the coding sequence ATGAAGCGCATTGCAGTGATGACGAGCGGCGGCGACGCCCCCGGAATGAATGCGGCCGTCCGCGCCGTTGTGCGTACCGCCATGGAGCACGACGTCGAGACGTACGGTATTCGGCAGGCCTTCGCCGGCTTGCTCAACGGCGATATGTCCATCTTGAGCAGCCGCGAGGTCAGCGGTATTTTGCAGCGCGGCGGCACCATCTTGCAGACCGCGCGCAATGAGGAATTCAAGACGCCGCAAGGCCAGCGCAAGGCGCTGCGCAATTTGCAGGAGCGCGGAATCGAAGGGGTCATCGTGATCGGTGGGGATGGCAGCTTGCGCGGCGCGATGGCGCTCGAAAAGCTGGGCGTAAAAGTCGTTGGGATTCCCGCCAGCATCGACAACGACATCTGGGGAACGAACATGAGCATCGGCGTCGATACGTCGCTCAATACGATCCTCGATGCGCTCGACCGCCTGCGCGACACCGCCAACAGCCACAACCGCGGCTTCATCATCGAGGTGATGGGGCGCAACTGCGGCTACCTAGCGCTTATGGGCGGCATCCTCGGCGGTGCGGAGATTATCGTCACGCCTGAAGCTCCGCCCACGATGGAGGAGGTCGCGTTGGCGCTCGAGGATGCGTACGTTCGCGGCAAGTCGCACGCGATCGCCGTGGTCGCCGAAGGGGCGCCGTACCGTACCACCGAACTGTCCGACTACCTGAACCGGCGCAAGACTGGCTTCGAGATTCGCATCACTATTCTCGGTCACACGCAGCGAGGCGGAAGCCCTTCGGCATTCGACCGGCTGCTGGCGTCCCGCATGGGGGTCGCTGCCGTGGAGTACCTGCTGGCCGGACAGACGTCGATCATGGTCGGTCTGGACGGACGCGAAATCTCGACCGTATCGCTTGCCGATGCGACGACGAAGCCGCGCCAGATCAGCCCACAGTATTTCAAGATGGCGCATACCCTCAGCCGGTAG
- a CDS encoding class I SAM-dependent methyltransferase, with product MEFDRLARNYDSEFTERPIARILRARTHERTAAQLALGMRALDIGCGTGIDAAWMAERGAAVTAVDGSAAMLEVARSRVGERGSVTFAQVDLNALIPLVAPGPYDIALANFGALNAASDLGVVAAWLAERVRPGGWVGMAVMSRFCAWETLWQAVHLRPRAAARRWGGRAVFGSMTVFYPSQRVLVRAMAPAFRLERRAGLGVFLPPSEMFGVVEARPRLFERLLRWDDAAWRRGRFAWAADHLWLEFRRT from the coding sequence GTGGAGTTCGACCGTCTAGCGCGTAACTACGATTCGGAGTTCACCGAACGGCCAATCGCACGCATTCTGCGCGCGCGGACGCACGAGCGGACCGCCGCGCAACTTGCGCTTGGAATGCGTGCACTCGACATCGGCTGTGGCACCGGCATCGACGCGGCGTGGATGGCCGAACGCGGTGCAGCGGTTACAGCCGTTGACGGCAGTGCGGCGATGTTGGAGGTGGCGCGGAGTCGCGTCGGCGAGCGAGGCTCGGTGACGTTCGCGCAGGTCGACCTGAACGCGTTGATCCCGCTCGTCGCACCCGGACCGTATGACATCGCGCTGGCAAACTTCGGCGCGCTTAACGCAGCATCGGACCTCGGTGTAGTGGCGGCGTGGCTGGCGGAGCGAGTGCGACCCGGCGGATGGGTCGGAATGGCGGTCATGTCGCGCTTCTGCGCGTGGGAAACACTCTGGCAGGCCGTTCACCTGCGTCCGCGTGCGGCAGCGCGGCGGTGGGGTGGGCGCGCTGTCTTTGGCAGTATGACCGTGTTCTATCCGTCCCAACGGGTGCTCGTTCGTGCTATGGCGCCCGCCTTTCGACTGGAGCGGAGGGCTGGGCTAGGCGTGTTCTTGCCGCCGTCAGAGATGTTCGGCGTGGTCGAGGCGCGCCCGCGTCTTTTCGAACGACTGCTGCGCTGGGACGATGCAGCGTGGCGCAGAGGACGCTTCGCTTGGGCAGCCGATCATCTCTGGCTGGAGTTCCGGCGAACGTAA
- a CDS encoding DUF177 domain-containing protein has product MSVHFLHPRVFKINVGFMLNAGPGTTHDSTFDFPEVRVSDDLTLNYLRGPVRLSRTKEGILVQAELHAGLDVECMRCLDPVRLDMQFEIEELFATNPQVAAAFYLAEDAVLDLAPLLREEILIHSDERVLCRPDCKGLCPQCGINRNRETCSCAEEAGDPRLAALRQLLKDEQQ; this is encoded by the coding sequence ATGTCCGTCCACTTCCTACACCCGCGAGTGTTCAAGATCAACGTCGGGTTTATGCTCAACGCCGGGCCGGGCACAACCCACGACTCGACGTTTGACTTCCCGGAGGTGCGCGTTAGTGACGACCTTACGCTCAACTACCTGCGCGGGCCGGTCCGTCTAAGCCGGACGAAAGAGGGAATCCTCGTGCAGGCCGAACTGCACGCCGGGCTGGATGTCGAGTGCATGCGCTGCCTCGATCCGGTGCGGCTTGACATGCAGTTCGAGATCGAGGAGCTGTTTGCCACCAACCCGCAGGTCGCGGCGGCATTCTATCTCGCTGAAGACGCCGTGCTGGATCTGGCGCCGCTGCTGCGCGAGGAGATCCTGATACACAGCGACGAGCGCGTGCTGTGCCGGCCGGACTGCAAGGGGCTTTGCCCGCAGTGCGGGATCAACCGCAATCGGGAGACGTGCTCGTGCGCTGAAGAGGCCGGCGACCCGCGCTTGGCGGCACTTAGGCAACTTCTCAAAGACGAGCAGCAGTAA
- a CDS encoding DinB family protein, with amino-acid sequence MKITPDTMLKLYQYCCDLLLLNLQGITHEQSLHQPAAGMNSINWLVGHLISSRTRILACLGQPAIWSDEQRIRYRNGSDVIAANGPGVMQMEELLRDYRLSHEATIIGFHGIAPERMNAASDFRGPTNADTLMYLQFHEAHHIGQVMSVREHLGLSSYWLT; translated from the coding sequence GTGAAGATCACGCCGGACACAATGCTGAAGCTGTATCAATACTGCTGTGACTTGCTGCTGCTCAACCTGCAGGGAATCACGCACGAGCAGAGTCTGCATCAGCCAGCAGCAGGCATGAACAGCATCAACTGGCTTGTCGGACACCTGATCTCCAGCCGCACGCGCATTCTCGCCTGTTTGGGTCAACCCGCGATCTGGAGCGACGAGCAGCGTATTCGCTACCGCAACGGTTCAGACGTGATCGCCGCCAACGGTCCCGGCGTCATGCAGATGGAAGAGCTGTTGCGCGATTACCGGCTAAGCCACGAAGCGACGATCATCGGGTTCCACGGCATCGCGCCCGAAAGGATGAACGCCGCGTCCGATTTTCGCGGGCCGACGAATGCGGATACGCTGATGTACTTGCAGTTTCACGAGGCCCATCACATCGGTCAAGTCATGTCCGTCCGCGAGCACCTTGGTCTGAGCAGTTACTGGCTGACCTAA